The proteins below are encoded in one region of Pongo pygmaeus isolate AG05252 chromosome 20, NHGRI_mPonPyg2-v2.0_pri, whole genome shotgun sequence:
- the LOC129020374 gene encoding LOW QUALITY PROTEIN: olfactory receptor 7G3 (The sequence of the model RefSeq protein was modified relative to this genomic sequence to represent the inferred CDS: inserted 2 bases in 1 codon) encodes MKAGNFSDTPEFLLLGLSGDQELQPILFMLLLSMYLATLLGNLVIILAVNSDSHLHTPMYFFLCILSLVDICFTSTMMPKMLVNIQAQTQSISYTGCLTQICFVLVFVGLENGILVMMAYDRFVAICHPLRYNVIMNPKLRGLLLLLSFISVLDALLHMLMVLRLTFCTDLEIPHFFCELALILKLACSDVLINNILVYLVTSLLGGVPLSGIIFSYTRIVSSVMKIPSARGKYKAFSICGSHCSXLFYGTGFGVYLSSGATHSSRKGAIASVMYTVVTPMLNPFIYSLRNKDVLKALRKLISRIPSFR; translated from the exons ATGAAAGCAGGAAACTTCTCAGACACTCCAGAATTCCTTCTCTTGGGATTGTCAGGGGATCAGGAGCTGCAGCCCATCCTCTTCATGCTGCTCCTGTCCATGTACCTGGCCACATTGCTGGGGAACCTGGTCATCATCCTGGCTGTCAACTCTgactcccacctccacacccccatgtacttcttcctctgCATCTTGTCCTTGGTCGACATCTGTTTCACCTCCACCATGATGCCCAAGATGCTGGTGAACATCCAGGCACAGACTCAATCCATCAGTTACACAGGCTGCCTCACCCAAATCTGCTTTGTCCTGGTTTTTGttggattggaaaatggaattcTGGTCATGATGGCCTATGATCGATTTGTGGCCATCTGTCACCCACTGAGGTACAATGTCATCATGAACCCCAAGCTCCGTGGGCTACTGCTTCTGCTGTCCTTCATTAGTGTCCTGGACGCTCTGCTGCACATGTTGATGGTGCTACGGCTGACCTTCTGCACAGACCTGGAAATTCCCCACTTTTTCTGTGAACTAGCTCTTATTCTCAAGCTCGCCTGTTCTGATGTCCTCATCAATAACATCCTGGTGTATTTGGTGACCAGCCTGTTAGGTGGTGTTCCTCTCTCTGGGATCATTTTCTCTTACACACGAATTGTCTCCTCTGTCATGAAAATTCCATCAGCTCGTGGAAAGTATAAAGCTTTTTCCATCTGCGGGTCACATTGTTC CTTGTTCTATGGAACAGGGTTTGGGGTGTACCTTAGTTCTGGGGCTACCCACTCCTCCAGGAAGGGTGCAATAGCATCAGTAATGTATACCGTGGTCACCCCCATGCTGAACCCATTCATCTACAGCCTGAGAAACAAGGATGTGTTGAAGGCTTTGAGGAAACTAATATCTAGGATACCATCTTTCCGTTGA
- the LOC129019285 gene encoding olfactory receptor 7G2 has translation MILFDQDSSLSALPEDRSSSAISIFIINSMEERNQTAVSEFLLLGLIEDPELQPVLFSLFLSMYLVTILGNLLILLAVISDSHLHTPMYFFLSNLSFSDICLSTTMIPKMLVNIQAQNRSITYTGCLTQICFVLVFAGLENCLLAAMAYDRYVAIGHPLRYTVIMNPRLCGLLILLSLLTSVVNALLLSLMVLRLSFCTDLEIPLFFCELAQVIQLACSDTLINNILIYFAACIFGGVPLSGIIFSYTQIASSVLRMPSASGKHKEFSTCGSHLSIVLLFYGAGLGVYISSAVTDSPRKTAVASVMYSVVPQMVNPFIYSLRNKDMKGTLRKFIGRIPSLLWCAICFGFKFLE, from the exons ATGATCCTTTTTGACCAGGACTCAAGTCTGTCTGCACTTCCTGAGGATAGATCATCCTCTGCAATATCCAT ATTCATCATCAACAGCATGGAAGAGAGAAACCAAACAGCTGTTTCAGAATTCCTTCTCCTGGGACTGATAGAGGATCCAGAACTGCAGCCCGTCCTCTTCAGCCTGTTCCTGTCCATGTACCTGGTCACCATCCTGGGGAACCTGCTCATCCTCCTGGCTGTCATCTCTgactcccacctccacacccccatgtacttcttcctctccaatcTCTCCTTTTCAGACATTTGTTTAAGCACAACCATGATCCCAAAGATGCTGGTGAACATCCAAGCTCAGAATCGGAGCATCACGTACACAGGCTGCCTCACCCAGATctgctttgttttggtttttgctgGCTTGGAAAATTGTCTCCTTGCAGCAATGGCCTATGACCGCTATGTGGCCATTGGTCACCCCCTTAGATACACAGTCATCATGAACCCCCGCCTCTGTGGCCTGCTAATTCTTCTCTCTCTGTTGACTAGCGTTGTGAATGCCCTTCTTCTCAGCCTGATGGTGTTGAGGCTGTCCTTCTGCACAGACCTGGAAATCCCGCTCTTCTTCTGTGAACTGGCTCAGGTCATCCAACTCGCCTGTTCAGACACCCTCATCAATAACATCCTGATATATTTTGCAGCTTGCATATTTGGTGGTGTTCCTCTGTCTGGAATCATTTTCTCTTACACTCAGATCGCCTCCTCTGTTTTGAGAATGCCATCAGCAAGTGGAAAGCACAAAGAATTTTCCACCTGTGGGTCTCACCTCTCCATTGTGCTCTTGTTCTATGGGGCAGGTTTGGGGGTGTACATTAGTTCTGCAGTTACTGACTCACCTAGGAAGACTGCAGTGGCTTCAGTGATGTATTCTGTGGTCCCTCAAATGGTGAACCCCTTTATCTATAGTCTGAGGAATAAGGACATGAAGGGAACCTTGAGGAAGTTCATAGGGAGGATACCTTCTCTTCTGTGGTGTGCCATTTGCTTTGGATTCAAGTTTCTAGAGTAA
- the LOC129019286 gene encoding LOW QUALITY PROTEIN: olfactory receptor 7G1 (The sequence of the model RefSeq protein was modified relative to this genomic sequence to represent the inferred CDS: inserted 1 base in 1 codon; deleted 1 base in 1 codon; substituted 1 base at 1 genomic stop codon) has translation MGPRNQTAVSEFLLMKVTEDLELKLIPFSLFLSMYLVTILGNLLILLAVISDSHLHTPMYFLLFNLSFTDICLTTTTVPKILANIQAQNQSITYTGCLTXICLVLVFAGLESCFLAVMAYDXPLRYTVLMNIHFCGLLILLSVFMSTVDALVQSLMVLQLSFCKNVEIPLFFCEVVHVIKLACSDTLINNILIYFASSIFGAIPLSGIIFSYSLIVTSVLRMPSARGKYKAFFTCGSRSHLSVFSLFYGTAFGVYISSALAESSRITAVASVMYIVVPQMMNPFMYSLRNKEMKKALRKLIGRLFPF, from the exons ATGGGACCCAGAAACCAAACAGCTGTTTCAGAATTTCTTCTCATGAAAGTGACAGAGGACCTAGAACTGAAGTTAATCCCTTTCAGCCTGTTCCTGTCCATGTACCTGGTCACCATCCTGGGGAACTTGCTCATCCTCCTGGCTGTCATCTCTgactcccacctccacacccccatgtacttccTTCTCTTTAATCTCTCCTTTACTGACATCTGTTTAACCACAACCACAGTCCCAAAGATCCTAGCGAACATCCAAGCTCAGAATCAGAGTATCACTTACACAGGCTGCCTCACCTAGATCTGTCTTGTCTTGGTTTTTGCTGGCTTGGAAAGTTGCTTTCTTGCAGTCATGGCCTATG CGCCACTGAGGTACACAGTCCTCATGAACATCCATTTCTGCGGCTTGCTGATTCTTCTCTCCGTGTTCATGAGCACTGTGGATGCCCTGGTTCAGAGTCTGATGGTATTGCAGCTGTCCTTCTGCAAAAACGTTGAAATCCCTTTGTTCTTCTGTGAAGTCGTTCACGTCATCAAGCTCGCCTGTTCTGACACCCTCATCAACAACATCCTCATATATTTTGCAAGTAGCATATTTGGTGCAATTCCTCTCTCTGGaat TATATTCTCTTATTCTCTTATAGTCACCTCTGTTCTGAGAATGCCATCAGCAAGAGGAAAGTATAAAGCATTTTTCACCTGTGGCTCTCGC TCTCACCTCTCTGTTTTTTCCTTGTTCTATGGGACAGCTTTTGGGGTGTACATTAGTTCTGCTCTTGCTGAGTCTTCCCGAATTACTGCTGTGGCTTCAGTGATGTACATTGTGGTCCCTCAAATGATGAACCCCTTCATGTACAGCCTGAGAAATAAGGAGATGAAGAAAGCCTTGAGGAAACTTATTGGTAGGCTATTTCCTTTTTAG
- the LOC129019284 gene encoding olfactory receptor 1M1 yields MVSRRGKIAQGITPMEPTNKTSASQFILLGLSEKLEQETFLFSLFFCMYLVTVVGNLLIILVISIDSHLYTPMYFFLAHLSLVDFCLATNTIPKMLVSLQTGSRAISYPCCLIQMYFFHFFGIVDSVLIAVMAYDRFVAICHPLHYAKIMSPRLCGLLVGAPWVFSCFISLTHILLMARLVFCGSHEVPHYFCDLTPILRLSCTDASVNRIFILIVAGMVIATPFVCILSSYARILEAIMKVPSAGGRKKAFSTCSSHLSVVALFYGTTIGVYLCPSSVRTAVKEKASAVMYTAVTPMLNPFIYSLRNRDLKGALRKLVNRKIASSS; encoded by the exons ATGGTGTCAAGAAGAGGAAAGATAGCCCA AGGAATCACACCCATGGaaccaacaaacaaaaccagTGCATCTCAATTCATCCTCCTGGGACTCTCAGAAAAGCTGGAGCAGGAGACGTTTCTCTTTTCCCTGTTCTTCTGCATGTACCTGGTCACGGTCGTGGGGAACCTGCTCATCATCCTGGTCATCAGCATAGACTCCCACCTCtacacccccatgtacttcttcctggCCCACCTGTCCCTGGTTGATTTCTGTCTGGCCACCAACACCATCCCCAAGATGCTGGTGAGCCTTCAAACCGGGAGCAGGGCCATCTCTTATCCCTGCTGCCTGATCCAGATGtacttcttccatttctttggcATTGTGGACAGCGTCTTAATCGCCGTGATGGCTTATGACCGGTTTGTGGCCATCTGCCACCCGTTGCACTACGCCAAGATCATGAGCCCACGCCTCTGTGGCCTGCTGGTCGGCGCCCCCTGGGTGTTTTCCTGCTTCATCTCACTCACTCACATCCTCCTGATGGCCCGTCTCGTTTTCTGCGGCAGCCACGAGGTGCCTCACTACTTCTGCGACCTCACTCCCATCCTCCGACTTTCGTGCACAGACGCCTCTGTGAATAGgatcttcatcctcattgtgGCAGGGATGGTGATAGCCACGCCCTTTGTCTGCATCCTGTCCTCCTATGCTCGCATCCTTGAGGCCATCATGAAGGTCCCCTCTGCAGGCGGCAGAAAGAAAGCCTTCTCCACCTGCAGCTCCCACCTGTCTGTGGTTGCTCTCTTCTATGGGACCACCATTGGTGTCTATCTGTGTCCCTCCTCGGTCCGCACCGCTGTGAAGGAGAAAGCTTCTGCGGTGATGTACACAGCAGTCACCCCCATGCTGAACCCCTTCATCTACAGCTTAAGGAACAGAGACCTGAAAGGGGCTCTCAGGAAGCTGGTCAACAGAAAGATCGCCTCATCTTCCTAA